The Fimbriimonadaceae bacterium nucleotide sequence GCACCGAGACGGTCGTCCGTTGCACCGACTAGTGGGCGCTTCTTGATGAAGGTGTGCAAATGACCCGTCACTTGCTCAAACTCACCGAGGAGGTGGCGTCCCAGGTCGATGATGTGGGCGTTGATGTCTCCGTGTGTCCCCGAACCCGCCTTTTCCTTTTGTAATCGCCAGACAAGCGGGAAGTTGGGATCGGCGATCCAGTCTTGCAGATAGGTCGCTCGCATGTGGTAGATCGTGCCGAGCCGTCCTTCTGAGACCATCTTTTTGGCGAGGGCCACAGCTGGGGCTTTTCGGTAGTTGTGGAAGATGGCATGAGAGACTCCGGCTTTTTGCACGGCTTCTAGCATCTCCTTTGCCTCTTGAAGAGTATTCCCGAGTGGCTTTTCGCAGAACACGATCTTTCCTGCCTGTGCGGCGGCGATGGCGATTTCGTGGTGGCTGTCGCCGGGAGTGGAGACGTCGATGATGTCGATAGCGGGATCTTCAACCACCCTTCGCCAATCATTCTCGTAGCCCTGCCACCCGAACTTGTCGGCGGCGGCCTTGACGGCGGACTCTGTGCGTCCGCAAATCGTTTTCATACCGATCTGGATCGGAAGATCGAAGAACCGATTGGCTTGGCGGTAAGCGTTGCTGTGGGCTTTGCCCATGAACTGATAGCCGATGAGGCCGACGTTGAGCTGTTTTGCCATCTCGGTCTGTTTTTACCCTGCATACAACCTCCTCATTGCCCTGGTGCAGTCGTGGTGGGGTGGGGAAGGAGTGTGTGGCGCTATCGCGGTCCTCTATCCCGACTCCTCATCTCCGATGATTTCATAATAGAGACCGCATGGCCCCTGCATTCCACGTCGGCGATATCCCCATTCAGAACCGGCTCATCCTTGCCCCAATGGAGGATGTGTCGAACCTTCCGTTTCGGTTAATCGCCAAGCGGGTCGGCAATCCAGGGCTGATGTTTACCGAGTTTGTGAGCGCGATGGCGATCCACTACAACGCCAAGAAGACCTTCCGCAAGCTCAAAATCCATCCTGACGAGCGCCCGCTGGGCATCCAGATTTTTGGCGGGGTGCCGGAGATCATGGCGGAGACGGCCCAGCTTTGCGAGGCTCACGGGGCGGACATCATCGACATCAATATGGGCTGCTGGGTACCGAAGGTTTGCAAGACTGGCTCCGGGGCGGCTTTGCTCAAGGATCCCGAGCTTGCCGAGAAGATTGTTGAAGCGGTCGTCAAATCTGTTAAGGTGCCGGTGACGGTTAAGGTGCGGGCGGGTTGGGACTTTTCACTCTATGCGGCTCCTGAACTCGCAAAACGGTTTGTAGGGGTTGGGGCCAAGATGATCACCCTCCACGCACGCTTTGCAAAGCAGGGTTTTGAAGGGGAGGCGGATTGGCGGCTCATTTCAGAGATGCGAAAAGCGGTTGACGTGCCGCTGATCGGCAACGGCGACGTCAAGACTCCGGAGGATGCCGTTCGTTTGCTTAGCGAGACGGGCGCGGATGGCGTGATGGTGGGGCGGGCAGCGATCTCCAATCCGTGGACTCTCGCCCGGATTCAGGCTGGGCTTGCCGGTGAGGAGATTCCGCCGATGCCAACGATCCGAGAGCGGATCGACACTGCTATTGAGCATCTAAAGCTGATGGTTGCCTATCAAGCGGAAGTGGATTCTTGGGAAGAGGCGTTGGCGCTGCCCAAAGCACAGTTTGACGAGTCAGAAATGTACGCGACGCGGCATCTGCGTGGTCAGGTTCCGATGTACATCAAGGGCGAAGTTGGAGCCGCAGAGACACGGAATCGACTTACGCAATGCAACCGAGTTGATGAAGTACGAACAGTTCTCGAAGAGTTTGCTGCAGGGCTTGCCTTAACGGGCTGATACTTCTTTTGTCGCTTTATGAATCTCGGAAACCATTCTCAGTAGCCGTTCGGCATCGGCTAGGGGCCACTGGGTTTCTTTGTCGCTAAGGGCGTTGGTGGGGTCGGGATGGACCTCAAGGAACAACGCATCAACACCGACGGCAACAGCTGCTCGCGTCATTGCAGGGATCGTCTCCCGGTTGCCCCCGGAAGAGGAGCCTGCTCCGCCTGGTCGCTGAGCGGAGTGCGTTGCGTCAAAACAAACGGGTACGCCGAAGGATCGCATCGTTTCCAGTCCAGGCATGTCGACGACCAGAGTATTGTAACCAAAGGAGGTTCCTCTTTCCGTGAGCATCATGCCGCTAGCCCCGAACGCCTCAAGCTTCTCGACGATGTTCTTGGCGTCCCATGGGGCAAGGAATTGTCCCTTTTTGACGTTGACGGGTTTGCCGGTTTCAGCGCAGGCCTGCAGCAAGTCACTTTGGCGGCAGAGAAATGCGGGAATTTGAAGAAGGTCGATCCTTTGAGCGACGATACCGGCCTGTTCGGGAAGGTGGACGTCGGTCGTACAAGGCGCACCGACCTCGTCGGCGACGCGTTTGATCAGGTCAAGCCCCGCATCAATTCCCATTCCTCTTTGTGAGTTTGCTGACGTGCGATTGGCCTTGTCGAACGAGGCCTTGAAGATATATTGAAAGTCTAGCTCGATGCAGATGCGGGCAAGTTCACGGGCTACCGAAGAGCACACCTCGTAAGATTCGGCTAGGCACGGTCCACCTACAATCGTAAGTTGGGGGCCTCCGATCGAGTAACGGCCCAGTGAGAACGGACCGCGTGGCATTACTTAACGACCTTTACCGGTACTTCAAGCGTGATGGACCCTGGAGGCAGACAAGATGAATCGTTACACTGTTGGTAGCTGATTTTGATCTTGACTTTGTAATCGCCGGGTTTTTTCGAAGTTGTGAACTCGAACGGGATATCAACGCTGCCCTCATAGACCGCTGTGGTAGCGCCCATCAAGTCCTTCACGATGCCCTTGGGGTAGGTCACTTTGATCTTGACATCTTTCGTTGCAGACTCAACCTTCACAGGAATCTCATACTCTCCCATCGGCGGATTCTGATAGCCGTGCCAACCCTCAGCAAAAGTCAAAACGACTTTGCCCTTGGCGACTGCTCCCGCTTTTGTCGTCTTGGCGTCCATCGTTGCTTTGGCGGTCGGGATATTGGTTCCAACCTGGGCAAAAACGAACAACGATGCGGCGACGGCTATCATGGCAAATACGGCACGGATCGAGAGTCTGCGTGTCATGGGGATAGGATACCTCTTGTGTTTTTACGCCTGGGTGGGACGGGCGGTTCCGCCTTGGGGCGTGTTTGGGTTGGACGCATGAAGCTCCAACACGCTTCGCGCCTTACGCCGAAAGCAACTTTAACTCTTAGGACAAGCCCATCCACTTCTTGATCTTGTAAACAGTGGTGTCCCGATTGAGCTGAGCAATGGCTTGGGTGAGAGGGACGCCTTTGGGGCAAACCTTCACACAGTTCTGAGCGTTTCCGCAGCCGGTAATGCCCTCTTCGGAAGTGAGAAACTCCATACGGTCGGCTTCGAGGGTTTTCCCAACCGGATGCAGGTTGAAGAGCAGAGATTGAGCGAGCGTTGCCGGACCCACGAACGTCGACTTTTCGTTGATCTGGGGGCAAGCCTCAAGACAGCACCCACAGGTCATACAGCGCGATAGGGCGTATCGCAGTTGCCGAACATGATCGTCTTGCGCTGGGGCCATACCTCGGTCGTAAGAACCATCGATCGGAACCCAGCCTTTCGCCTTCTTAAGACCTTCGAACATCCGTGAACGGTCAACGATAAGATCGCGCACGAGAGGAAACTTTTTCATCGGTTCCAGCGTGACGTGGAGGGTATCTCCGCGCTTATCGCCAACATCGTCGATAAGCGCAGTGCAAGCCTGTCGCACTCCACCGTTGATGTTCATGGTGCAGGAGCCGCACACCTCTTCAAGACAGGCTGCTTCCCACGCAGGAGGATCGACAGGCACACCGTTCGCGGTTTGCGGGTTCTTGCGAATCTCCATGAGCGTGGAGATGACGTTGAGATTCGGCTGATAAGGGATTTCGAACTCTTGCCAGAAGCTTTCGGCGTTTTGCGATGTCTGGCGAAGGATACGAAGGCGGATCTTGGTGGGCGTGTCGCTCATGTCCGTGGTTTATGGTACCTCTGTATAGTTCTCGGGCGCGGACCAGGGAACCTCTATCTGTGGAACAGCGACTTGAGGATAAAAAAGGCGTTTGCGGGGCGCTCGGCAAGCCGCCGGGTGAAGTAGGGGTACCAGCTATCGCCCAAGGGCAAATAGACACGAACGTTGTAACCCTCGTTGTTAAGCCGCTGTTGGAGGTCTCGCCGGATTCCGAACAGCATCTGATATTCAAAGCGGCTCTTGTCGATCCGTTTTTCGGCCACAAAGGCGTTTAACTCATCGACAATCTTTGCGTCATGGGTGGCGATAGCGGGGAAGTTGCCTTCGAGCATGAGCCGTTGGGCTGCTTCGACATATGCCCTATCAACCAGTTTCTTGTCTTGAATCGCAACTTTCTCAGGTTCAAGATAGGCGCCTTTTACGATTCGCGTGCGCATCTGGAGGTCGATCATCTTTTGGATGTCGTTGGGTGTGCGGTGGAGATAAGACTGAAGAACGGTGCCTGTGTTTGGGAAGGATGGGAAGACGTTTTCGAGGATTTTGATGGTCCGCTCGGTGTAATCGGAGCCTTCCATGTCGATTCGGACAAAGTTGTCGAGAGATTTGGCGAGATCAAGCAGTTCGCGGAAGTTCTTTTCGGCGAATCCATCGCCCTGGTCGAGCCCACACTGCGTCAGTTTGATTGAGACGTTGCAGGTTTCGACAGGCTTTTCCGAACCTTGAGACGCGTAGATTGCTCGTCGCTCGACGGGGCGCGTGCAGTTGCTTTCGGCGATTTCACCGAGCATGGTCATATAGGCATCGACAGCGGCGCGTGATTCTTCGACTGTAGTTGTGTTCTCGCCGAGGTAGTCCAGCGAGATTCGGAAGCCTTGTTTGATTAACTCATCAGCGACGACTAGCCCGTCTTGAACGGTATCCCCAGCGATGAAGCGGCGAACAAGGGGTCTGAATAGAAAAGACTTGCGAACAAGTTTTTCGACCGGCCCAAGGGCGGCGGTTTTAAGAATGAGAGTGCGGGCCAGCATCGTTGCTGGCGAGCATTGTACCGGGACGGATCGACGGTTGGCTGGGTTGACGAGCGGTATCCTGCATTTATGCCTTCAGTTAGCGTTTGCCTTGCGGTTTATAACGGCGCGGCTACGCTTGCCGATGCGCTACAAACGGCGATTGACCAGAGCTTTCCGATTGAAGAGATCCTTGTTGTTGACGACGGGTCAACAGACGGGTCTGGCGAGATTGCGGAGGGGCTTGGATGCCGTGTCATCCGTCAAGAGAATGCAGGACTGGGCGCTGGTCGCAAAGTGCTGGTCGAAGAGGCGAGGGGTGACTTCATCGCTTTTTTGGACCACGACGACTTCTGGGAGCCAAAGAAGATAGAGAAGCAGGTCGAAGCTATTGAGGCTACGAATTCAGTGCTCTGTCATACCGACTGTTGGTTTCACTACGACAATGGCAAGATCGTGCCACGGGACAAGATCATTCCTCAGATCGAGCACGTTCTTGACCACATACTGCCGACGAACTGGGTGATTGCGAGTTCGGCTGTGTTTGAACGTGAGGCGATGCTCAGGGCAGGCAACTTTATCCCGGAGACCGTGCGTTGTTCAGACTGGTACGGGTGGCTGATCTTGGGTCCGCAGGGCAACTTTGTTCATATGCCTGAGAAGTTGGTGCGCTATTCGGTACGGAGCGAGTCCTTGGCGAATGCGGGCTATAAGTTTCACGAAGCGCAGCGGTACTTACTGAAAGATCACATTCTGCCGAGATGGGATGTGCTGTACAAGAAGCTTGGCAAGACTCGACGTAACTACTATCGCAGGCTTATTGAGATGGATATTGGGATTGCGGCATCGACGATGGGCAAGTTCTTGGATCAACTGGACAAGCACGACGAGGCGATGGAACTCCATAAGGAGGCGTTGCGCCTTGCGCGGACAGTGCCAAGGGTATGGACGCGGGCCATTCGGAGTTACCTGTCTGGCTGAGCAGATCGCCGTTAGATGCAATTGAATGCACCTAACGGCTGATGATCTCAATAGCGGCTATTCTTTCGCGCCTGCATCGACCCATTGTTCAAGCTTAGCGATGTTCTCATCTGAGACCATGCCTCCTGGGGGCATTTGGGGTCTTCCCTGAGCACGGAGGTACTTGAAAAGGTTGCTATTCTTGGAGTCGCCAGGAACAATGATGGCGCCGTGTTGTCCGCCTCGCATGATGCTTTGATACGAACTGAGACGAAGACCCCCACTCATGTTTTGCGTGTGGCAAGGGCCGCAGTTTGTCGAGAAGAAGCTGCTTACATCGGCATACTTCAAGCCATTTGCTGCTGCGGCAGCTTTATCAAGTTTGGTAGCGCCAGTGGGTGCGGTGAAGGTGAAATCGCCAGCGGGCAGTGGTGCAGTGCCCAATTCAAGCTTGATCGCGTTGTAGATCATCTCGGTGTCGTTGGCCTTGATGATCGCTCCTCGGGCGACTTTGAGCTTCTCGTCAATATAGAATGTGATCTCTTTGCGCTGGTCCTTGGCAAGGGTCAGAGTGAGCTCCTTGACCATATTGCCTTTCAGATTTCGGCTCGCTCCAGCTTTGGCAGAGGAGATGCTCTTTGCAAAATCCGCATCGAAGAAGGCAGACCAAATCCAAAGGTTGTCGGCAGACAAGAGAGTTTTTAGAACCCCGGGTGAGGCTGCATCTTCGGTGTACGTCTTTGCTTTCTTGT carries:
- the sdhB gene encoding succinate dehydrogenase iron-sulfur subunit, which translates into the protein MSDTPTKIRLRILRQTSQNAESFWQEFEIPYQPNLNVISTLMEIRKNPQTANGVPVDPPAWEAACLEEVCGSCTMNINGGVRQACTALIDDVGDKRGDTLHVTLEPMKKFPLVRDLIVDRSRMFEGLKKAKGWVPIDGSYDRGMAPAQDDHVRQLRYALSRCMTCGCCLEACPQINEKSTFVGPATLAQSLLFNLHPVGKTLEADRMEFLTSEEGITGCGNAQNCVKVCPKGVPLTQAIAQLNRDTTVYKIKKWMGLS
- a CDS encoding proline dehydrogenase family protein translates to MLARTLILKTAALGPVEKLVRKSFLFRPLVRRFIAGDTVQDGLVVADELIKQGFRISLDYLGENTTTVEESRAAVDAYMTMLGEIAESNCTRPVERRAIYASQGSEKPVETCNVSIKLTQCGLDQGDGFAEKNFRELLDLAKSLDNFVRIDMEGSDYTERTIKILENVFPSFPNTGTVLQSYLHRTPNDIQKMIDLQMRTRIVKGAYLEPEKVAIQDKKLVDRAYVEAAQRLMLEGNFPAIATHDAKIVDELNAFVAEKRIDKSRFEYQMLFGIRRDLQQRLNNEGYNVRVYLPLGDSWYPYFTRRLAERPANAFFILKSLFHR
- a CDS encoding Gfo/Idh/MocA family oxidoreductase gives rise to the protein MAKQLNVGLIGYQFMGKAHSNAYRQANRFFDLPIQIGMKTICGRTESAVKAAADKFGWQGYENDWRRVVEDPAIDIIDVSTPGDSHHEIAIAAAQAGKIVFCEKPLGNTLQEAKEMLEAVQKAGVSHAIFHNYRKAPAVALAKKMVSEGRLGTIYHMRATYLQDWIADPNFPLVWRLQKEKAGSGTHGDINAHIIDLGRHLLGEFEQVTGHLHTFIKKRPLVGATDDRLGAQASAEMGEVTVDDAAMFLATFKNGALGTFEASRFAVGRKNYNRFEINGSKGSIVFNLERMNELEYYNNDDPEETHGFRVIQATESSHPYAGNYWPVGHIIGYEHTFVNLVADAIMAIDKGELPSPNFVDGYENQRVLDAVEKSAISRTWVNL
- the kdsA gene encoding 3-deoxy-8-phosphooctulonate synthase translates to MPRGPFSLGRYSIGGPQLTIVGGPCLAESYEVCSSVARELARICIELDFQYIFKASFDKANRTSANSQRGMGIDAGLDLIKRVADEVGAPCTTDVHLPEQAGIVAQRIDLLQIPAFLCRQSDLLQACAETGKPVNVKKGQFLAPWDAKNIVEKLEAFGASGMMLTERGTSFGYNTLVVDMPGLETMRSFGVPVCFDATHSAQRPGGAGSSSGGNRETIPAMTRAAVAVGVDALFLEVHPDPTNALSDKETQWPLADAERLLRMVSEIHKATKEVSAR
- the dusB gene encoding tRNA dihydrouridine synthase DusB yields the protein MAPAFHVGDIPIQNRLILAPMEDVSNLPFRLIAKRVGNPGLMFTEFVSAMAIHYNAKKTFRKLKIHPDERPLGIQIFGGVPEIMAETAQLCEAHGADIIDINMGCWVPKVCKTGSGAALLKDPELAEKIVEAVVKSVKVPVTVKVRAGWDFSLYAAPELAKRFVGVGAKMITLHARFAKQGFEGEADWRLISEMRKAVDVPLIGNGDVKTPEDAVRLLSETGADGVMVGRAAISNPWTLARIQAGLAGEEIPPMPTIRERIDTAIEHLKLMVAYQAEVDSWEEALALPKAQFDESEMYATRHLRGQVPMYIKGEVGAAETRNRLTQCNRVDEVRTVLEEFAAGLALTG
- a CDS encoding glycosyltransferase family 2 protein — encoded protein: MPSVSVCLAVYNGAATLADALQTAIDQSFPIEEILVVDDGSTDGSGEIAEGLGCRVIRQENAGLGAGRKVLVEEARGDFIAFLDHDDFWEPKKIEKQVEAIEATNSVLCHTDCWFHYDNGKIVPRDKIIPQIEHVLDHILPTNWVIASSAVFEREAMLRAGNFIPETVRCSDWYGWLILGPQGNFVHMPEKLVRYSVRSESLANAGYKFHEAQRYLLKDHILPRWDVLYKKLGKTRRNYYRRLIEMDIGIAASTMGKFLDQLDKHDEAMELHKEALRLARTVPRVWTRAIRSYLSG